A stretch of Brassica napus cultivar Da-Ae chromosome C6, Da-Ae, whole genome shotgun sequence DNA encodes these proteins:
- the LOC106424943 gene encoding cyclin-B2-4-like codes for MVGSDENKHGVVGPVNGQTRRALSNINKNIIRAPLYPCAVNKRPLSQKNGICHKKIPPVPVHRPITRKFAAQLAENKPQIHKQQETKQSDSIDRIIIDAEEDGDFNEPMFVQHTESILDEIDRMEGIEMEDEEEETVMDIDSSDKNNPLAVVEYIPDIYDFYKNNECLSCVPTNYMENQPDINERMRGILVDWLIEVHYKFELMEETLYLTINLIDRFLAVTQHVPRKKLQLVGVTAMLLACKYEEVSVPVVDDLIVISDKAYTRREVLDMEKLMANSLQFNFCLPTPYVFMRRFLKAAQSDKKVELLSFFIIELCLVEYEMLHYVPSQLAASAIYTAQSTLKGFEEWNKTCEFYTGYTEEKLMECSRKMVGLHHKAGIGKLTGVYRKYNTSKFGYASRTEPAGFLLL; via the exons ATGGTTGGATCAGACGAGAACAAACACGGAGTTGTTGGACCCGTGAATGGGCAGACACGAAGAGCACTCAGTAACATAAACAAGAACATCATCCGAGCTCCTCTTTACCCCTGCGCTGTCAACAAGAGACCATTGTCCCA GAAAAATGGGATATGCCACAAGAAGATTCCACCTGTTCCTGTGCATCGACCAATCACAAG GAAGTTTGCTGCTCAATTAGCTGAGAACAAACCCCAGATACATAAACAACAG GAAACCAAGCAATCAGACTCGATCGATAGAATCATAATAGATGcggaagaagatggagatttTAACGAGCCAATGTTTGTTCAACATACTGAATCCATCCTTGATGAAATCGACAGAATG GAGGGTATTGAaatggaagatgaagaagaagagactgtGATGGATATAGATAGCTCTGACAAGAACAATCCTCTAGCTGTGGTCGAATACATCCCTGACATATATGACTTCTACAAGAACAATGAG TGTCTTAGCTGCGTGCCAACTAACTACATGGAGAATCAACCTGACATTAACGAGAGGATGAGAGGCATCCTTGttgattggttgattgag GTGCATTACAAGTTTGAGCTGATGGAAGAGACCCTTTACCTCACAATCAACCTCATCGACAGGTTTCTCGCGGTTACTCAACATGTCCCAAGGAAAAAGCTTCAGCTTGTTGGTGTAACAGCTATGTTACTCGCTTGCAAGTACGAAGAAGTCTCGGTTCCTGTTGTTGATGATCTCATCGTGATCTCTGACAAGGCTTACACAAGGAGAGAAGTTCTTGACATG GAGAAGTTAATGGCGAATTCATTGCAGTTCAACTTCTGTCTGCCAACTCCGTATGTGTTCATGAGGAGGTTTCTCAAAGCTGCACAATCTGATAAAAAG GTGGAGCTTCTATCGTTCTTTATTATCGAGCTTTGCTTAGTTGAGTACGAGATGCTTCACTACGTTCCTTCTCAGTTAGCTGCTTCAGCGATCTACACTGCTCAGTCCACGCTTAAAGGATTCGAGGAGTGGAACAAGACCTGCGAGTTCTACACAGGCTACACTGAAGAAAAGCTTAT GGAATGTTCGAGGAAGATGGTTGGCTTGCATCACAAGGCAGGGATAGGGAAGCTAACAGGTGTTTACAGAAAGTACAACACATCCAAGTTTGGATATGCTTCAAGAACTGAACCAGCTGGGTTTCTTCTCCTGTAA
- the LOC106424940 gene encoding NADH dehydrogenase [ubiquinone] 1 beta subcomplex subunit 2, whose protein sequence is MGGVGGGMTYKGVSVQTPKTWHTVAGKGLCGVMWFWILYRAKQDGPVVMGWRHPWDGHGDHGDHH, encoded by the exons ATGGGTGGCGTAGGAGGAGGAATGACATACAAGGGAGTCTCCGTGCAAACTCCGAAGACGTGGCACACCGTCGCCGGAAAGGGCTTGTGCGGCGTCATGTG gtTCTGGATTCTGTACAGAGCAAAGCAAGACGGTCCTGTAGTCATG GGATGGAGGCACCCCTGGGATGGCCATGGTGACCACGGAGACCATCACTAG
- the BNAC06G21960D gene encoding uncharacterized protein BNAC06G21960D, which produces MITRSNLAEQLREYQIRSKHDWASVSFFSSTSSFSSSRVHVVVFVIWELVILLLLVCSAVSLFFRRLQLAFILVCVSLLLLFCMKIMKQVRLSRNKKRRMLLPLSM; this is translated from the exons ATGATAACGAGATCGAATCTAGCGGAGCAGCTCAGGGAATATCAGATTCGTTCAAAGCATGATTGGGCCTccgtctctttcttctcttccaccTCCAGTTTCTCTTCTTCCAG GGTCCATGTCGTGGTCTTTGTCATTTGGGAGCTGGTGATCTTACTACTCCTGGTGTGTTCAGCAGTATCCTTGTTCTTCAGGCGGTTGCAACTTgcattcatcctggtttgtgtCAGCTTGCTTTTGCTCTTCTGTATGAAAATTATGAAGCAAGTGAGACTATCTAGGAACAAGAAGCGGAGGATGCTTCTTCCTCTCTCTATGTAA
- the LOC106424937 gene encoding uncharacterized protein LOC106424937, which yields MYVAKRVSDVDHRLLLVLIIPSVSLLFLLSLSTLSLDPLPTLAPLRNLIHTHTLTATTETSDLRRGKKDELVSSKMAVCLVGGARRFELTGPSIIEKILRVYPNADLFLNSPLDQNSFKLSLLKDSPRLAWVRIFEPKPIVETKSMIRVLTPMHSPNGIKGLLQYFSLVEGCITMIKAYQAENNFTYDWIVRTRVDGYWSDSLDPEYFKPGQYLVPPGSSYGGLNDRFGVGDLNTSTVALSRLSLIPDLDSAGKTNLNSESAFKAQLTTHRVPYVTKPLPFCIMSDRTYEFPPSKYGVPVAAISSRGPLNGAKCRPCTVACKGSCVAGVMGKLRRGWSWTEWKHGTMELCDARGEWEEGWEKVFDGVAGENFARARKRLGGLDMRRCVEEFDEMRGLAVKWEAPASKYICKLGLRSN from the exons ATGTACGTGGCCAAGAGAGTCTCCGACGTAGATCACCGTCTCCTCCTTGTCCTCATAATCCCTTCTGTATCCCTCCTCTTCTTACTCTCTCTATCTACCCTCAGCCTTGATCCTCTTCCCACCCTCGCCCCTCTTCGTAACCTAATCCACACTCATACCCTAACCGCCACCACCGAAACCTCCGATCTGCGGCGGGGGAAGAAGGATGAGTTGGTGAGTTCGAAGATGGCGGTGTGTTTGGTTGGAGGAGCGAGGCGGTTCGAGTTAACCGGACCGTCGATCATTGAGAAGATCCTTAGGGTTTATCCTAATGCTGATTTGTTTCTAAACAGTCCTCTTGATCAAAACTCTTTCAAGCTGAGTTTGCTTAAGGACTCGCCGAGGCTCGCGTGGGTTCGTATCTTTGAGCCTAAACCGATCGTTGAGACTAAGTCGATGATTCGAGTACTCACGCCCATGCATTCTCCCAATGGGATTAAG GGCTTGTTACAGTACTTCAGTCTCGTAGAAGGCTGTATCACCATGATAAAGGCATACCAAGCCGAGAATAACTTCACGTACGACTGGATAGTCCGAACCCGTGTTGACGGTTACTGGTCCGACTCTCTCGACCCTGAATACTTCAAACCGGGTCAGTACCTAGTCCCACCTGGATCCTCTTACGGTGGCCTCAACGACCGCTTTGGTGTCGGCGATCTCAACACCTCCACGGTGGCTCTCTCACGCCTCTCTCTCATCCCTGACCTTGACTCGGCCGGTAAAACTAATCTCAACTCCGAATCCGCCTTCAAAGCTCAGCTCACAACTCACCGTGTGCCTTACGTAACCAAACCTCTCCCTTTTTGCATCATGTCCGACCGAACCTACGAGTTCCCTCCGTCTAAGTACGGAGTTCCCGTCGCTGCGATCTCAAGCCGCGGACCGTTGAACGGTGCCAAGTGCCGGCCGTGCACGGTGGCGTGCAAGGGTTCGTGTGTGGCGGGAGTGATGGGAAAGCTGAGGAGAGGGTGGAGTTGGACGGAGTGGAAGCACGGGACGATGGAGCTGTGCGACGCACGTGGGGAATGGGAGGAAGGCTGGGAGAAGGTGTTTGATGGAGTCGCTGGGGAGAACTTCGCACGTGCGAGGAAACGACTCGGAGGTTTGGATATGAGGAGATGTGTGGAAGAGTTTGATGAGATGAGAGGGTTGGCTGTTAAGTGGGAAGCACCCGCCTCTAAATACATTTGTAAGTTGGGCTTAAGATCCAATTAG
- the LOC106424945 gene encoding probable serine/threonine-protein kinase PIX13 — protein sequence MGNCCPGGSSSVRHEQSPVSTKPLSVVKNIQDPVKIKLPPPLVAIPPARGLKPKFPAAVPGRPTRPVYNPPREKHQEKTRSVDSPPLKPVEKLGIGKKAVPPSGKIVTPSLKMFSLADLKTATKNFRPESMIGEGGFGQVFKGWLEEKTLAPSRAGVGIPVAVKKSNPDSAQGLHEWQCEVKFLGKFHHPNLVKLLGYCWEENQFLLVYEYLPKGSLENHLFSKGEALTWDTRLKIAIEAAQGLTFLHNSEKSVIYRDFKASNILLDSNFHAKLSDFGLAKNGPINGFSHVTTRVMGTQGYAAPEYMATGHLYVRSDVYGFGVVLLELLTGLRTLDPTRPSAQQNLVEWAKPALTQKKKIQKMMDPRLEHKYPIMAVTRTAALILRCLEADPKNRPPMDDVLRELEIVRTIRDEERRKRSSGGSDNNRVNGYGSPHVRRTGRTR from the exons ATGGGGAACTGTTGTCCTGGCGGATCTTCTAGTGTTCGACATGAACAGAGCCCTGTCTCCACCAAGCCCCTCTCAG TGGTAAAAAATATTCAAGATCCagttaaaataaaacttccGCCGCCGTTGGTGGCGATTCCCCCAGCTAGGGGTTTGAAACCAAAGTTTCCGGCGGCGGTACCAGGAAGGCCAACGAGACCCGTCTATAACCCGCCGCGTGAAAAGCATCAGGAGAAGACAAGATCCGTAGATAGTCCACCATTAAAGCCGGTGGAGAAACTAGGTATAGGTAAAAAGGCAGTGCCGCCGAGCGGGAAGATAGTGACGCCGAGTCTAAAGATGTTTTCATTAGCGGATCTTAAGACGGCGACAAAGAATTTCCGACCGGAGTCGATGATCGGAGAAGGTGGATTTGGACAGGTGTTCAAAGGATGGCTGGAAGAGAAGACGTTAGCTCCGTCGAGGGCCGGTGTCGGAATACCAGTAGCCGTTAAGAAATCAAACCCTGATAGTGCTCAAGGCTTGCATGAATGGCAG TGTGAAGTGAAATTCTTAGGGAAGTTTCATCATCCAAATCTGGTCAAGCTCTTGGGTTACTGCTGGGAAGAGAATCAGTTCCTATTGGTTTACGAGTATTTGCCTAAAGGAAGCCTTGAGAATCACCTCTTCTCAA AAGGAGAGGCGTTGACATGGGATACACGTTTGAAAATAGCCATTGAAGCAGCTCAAGGACTTACCTTTTTGCATAACTCTGAAAAGAGTGTTATTTACAGAGACTTCAAAGCTTCTAACATCCTTCTTGATTCC AACTTCCACGCCAAGCTTTCTGACTTCGGTCTAGCCAAGAATGGTCCAATTAATGGATTTTCTCACGTGACCACACGTGTAATGGGTACACAAGGTTACGCAGCTCCTGAATACATGGCTACAG GTCATTTATACGTGCGGAGTGATGTTTACGGGTTTGGAGTGGTCCTCCTAGAGCTATTAACCGGTCTAAGAACACTAGACCCAACCCGACCATCTGCTCAACAGAACCTTGTGGAATGGGCTAAGCCAGCTCTGACTCAGAAAAAGAAGATCCAGAAAATGATGGACCCACGGCTCGAGCACAAATATCCAATTATGGCAGTGACCAGAACCGCTGCGCTAATTCTACGGTGTCTCGAGGCTGACCCCAAGAACCGACCGCCCATGGACGATGTACTTAGAGAATTAGAAATCGTGAGGACTATCAGAGACGAAGAGAGGCGTAAACGTAGCAGTGGTGGTTCAGATAATAACCGTGTTAATGGATATGGTTCACCGCACGTCCGTAGAACCGGTCGAACCAGATAG